The following are from one region of the Procambarus clarkii isolate CNS0578487 chromosome 52, FALCON_Pclarkii_2.0, whole genome shotgun sequence genome:
- the LOC138352212 gene encoding uncharacterized protein, whose amino-acid sequence MEKLTKLFQSMWNEGELPQQLKDANIVHIYKKKGNRQSCYNHQDISLHSIAGKILARILLNRFATFIDLTKAFDTVSKVGLWKVMENFACPSKFTEIARQFHDVEGTGRGG is encoded by the coding sequence ATGGAGAAACTGACGAAGCTCTTCCAGTCCATGTGGAATGAAGGGGAGCTCCCACAACAGTTAAAAGATGCCAACATAGTTCACATCTACAAGAAGAAAGGCAACCGGCAGTCTTGCTATAATCACCAGGATATTTCCCTCCACTCCATCGCTGGGAAGATCCTGGCTCGTATCTTGCTCAACCGCTTCGCGACCTTCATCGACTTGACCAAGGCCTTCGATACGGTTAGTAAAGTTGGCTTGTGGAAGGTAATGGAGAATTTTGCCTGTCCCAGCAAATTCACGGAGATTGCCCGGCAGTTCCATGATGTCGAAGGAACTGGACGAGGGGGATGA